TAATCTTTTTCATAATAATTTCCTTTAAAATCTTATTATTTTAATAATAAGGAGGTTGTATACTCCATGATAATAACGCGGATAGGTTGACTTGAGAAATTTTGAGGATTCTTTTTATCATAAAGATATAAAAATAAATTATGTTGAACTTGACTTCCAGTGTTAGGAATTTTCTCAAGTACACCGGTAATGTCACCGTCAGTAGTTTGTGAGGATGCGTCTGCAGTGCCTGCTGTTTGATTCTCTTTTGCTTTTTTCATTGCATAAAAGCCTAAATCTTTGTGTTCTGAGGTTAAATAACTACTAAAAGGTAGTTTTTCTACTTCTTTATCAACAGATACTGGCTCGTTTTCCTTTGATTTTGAGACAGCGAGATTGATTTGGGTTTTAAAATCTTCAAAATCTTTCTTGGTTAAGAAAACTATTTGTGAATTTGGTGAAAAAGTTGAGGCAATTTCATCTAATTTATCAACTTCATCGCTTAAAAGTTTATTATCAGGGTTGATTTTTAGTTCAATTTCTGATTTTTTTGTTTGATAAATAACGCTAACTAGATCACCGTTTTTATCAACTGGACCAATATTGTATCAATATTTTACTTTTAAATCTTTTTCACTAGATTTTCCTAAAGCATCAACATTTGTTAAATTAGGTTCCAAGCTAAATTGAATTTTGTAGTTAAAATCCTTACCAAAATTACCAGTAAAAAGTTTTTGACTCTTTTGTTTTGAATAAGCTAATGAATAAAAAGCTGCAAGAAAATCGGTGAGATTTTCGATGTTATTTTTATTGTCTGTGCTTGAAAAATTAGGTTTAGTAAATTGATTTGATAGTAATTCGATCTGTTTTATAAAATATTCAGGACTAAAAGATGAATTTGTTTTCATCAAATTAAGTGTATTTTTAAGCTCATTATTAATGTAAAAGCCATTTTCAAGAGGTTTTTCAGTATTTAAAAAACCATAGTTAAATGAAAAAAGTCAAACTGTTGGCTCACCAGCTTCATCATTAATTTGACCACGTGGCTGTTTTGTAGGCTTAATTTTAATTTCACTTAATTTTTTAAATAATTCATTACTATTAGAATTTTCTGGCCAGTTTGTTTCAGAAGTTATTAATCCAAAATGTTTAAGATAATCAAATCAATATTTTGCAACAAAACTAATGTCTTGTTTTGATAAAAATGACAAAAATTGTGAAATTTTCTCGTCGGTATTAAAATAATTAGAATAAATTGATGTTATACCTTTAGAGGCGGCATCATCAATGTTTGAATTTTTAATTAAATCTTCAACAGTTGGCAAATTATAACTGTCAACCATTGATTTTAATTGGGCTTCATCAAATCTAAAACCATAATAACGGGAATTTTGAAGAACTTTCTTTAATTTTTCAAAATTATTTGTTTGAATTAGTGCTAATAATTCCTCTTTTGGAATCCCTTTTTGATTATCTTTTCTAACAAATTCTTGGACTTTTGGTTCAATAGTCAAACCACTTTTCTTAATTGAATCTGCAAAATCAGGATCATTTTGAGCTAATATTTCAAAATTTTTAATACTTTGAGAAAATTTTTTTATAGCAACAATTTTATCATTTCTTTTATCTTTTATAACAATATCACCATTAATTTGGGCAACAACATTGTTATCTTTAAAGTCTAAATTGACTTGTTCAGTGTCTAGTTTTATTTGAACATCTAAAAATTTTGAAATTTGGTTAAAATTTAAATTTGCTAGTTTATTTTCGAATCTAATTTTTGATATTAGTGGTGTTTTGACAATTTTTTCAATAAGTGAATTAAGAAAATCAGCACGATTTTCTTTGGTTGCAAAAATTTCATTATTATAGTAATTTAGAAAATCTCATCCTGTAATTAAAGTTGAATTATTTTGACTAAAATTATTTATTGCAAAATAATCACTGTCAGAAAATTCGCTTAAAACAATATCATCACTAATTGACTTATCAAGGAAAGAATTACTTAAATTGAGTTGAGTAGTAAGGAAAAATTTGGAATCTTTGTTAAAATCAGCGGCAATTTCCTTTGAAAAATCAGAAGAAAACTGGGCAACAAAGGTCAATTTATAAACCCCTGGAGTTGCAGTTTTTACTAAATATCGATCGGTTATAATTTGATCTTTTACCAAATTTATATCATAGCGAGGTTTTTTAGTGCCACTTTCAGATTCAAAGTAAAAGCTTTTATTGCTAAAAATTTGTGAAATTATCTCATCAAGGTTAAAATATTTGTTAATAATTTCTCTAGCTTCAGTGTCATTTTTTGTGCTATTAACTTCTTTTTGGAAATCTTCAATTGAAATTAGCTTTGTTAATTCTTTTTTAAATGAAAAATTAACCTCACTATTTGTGTAAGGTCTTAATTTCTTGAGCTGGTCTTCTGAGTAAGTTGAAAAATTAGAAAGTGAGTAATCTGGAACGTAATTATAAGCAACTTTTTGTTTAAATAAGTCAGAAATTGCTGTTTTATTGTCATCTAATTTTTGTGAAACTCGCCAAAAAACCTCGAATGTTTGCTCATTGTCGTCAGGTTTGATATCAAAAATTTCCAATTTGAAAGGTTTTCAATTATGATCGGTTGAAAAATTAACGGGAATGCTAGAGTTATTAGTCTGGTAAAAATCAAAAAAATCTATTAAATCAATGTCAGTTTTTTTGGTATTATCGTCGTTCAAAAGTTTCTTTTTTAGATCTAAATAGTCTGAATTAGCATTTAAATATTTATCCTTTATACTAATGAAAGAAATTGATTTTGCTTGGTTTTGCACATCAATTCGTGGGTTTTTTAGTTCTAAATTTGCAAAAACAACTAGCGGAACGGCAATAATTGCTCCACCAGCAAGAGTGCTTAGCCCTAAAAGAAAAATATTTTTTTTAGTTAGTAGTTTTTTAGTGATTGTACTTTTCGTCACCTTTCCTCCTATGTATTCTATAAAAAATTTTAACAAAAAAAAAAAAAAGGAAAGAAATTCCTTAAATTACTTAATAAAGAAACTTTTTTATAATAAATTTTTTTAAATTTTTAAAATAATTACTTTTATCATAGGAAAGAATTTGTGAGTCGAGTGCTTAAAAGTTAAAAAACACTAACTAGCAAAACTCTTGATTAATTAGAAATCTTGATTTTTATGAGATAATCCTAAAAATCAAGATTTAAAGGAGAACCTCATCCAGAATTAACTAAAAAATCAATTTTTTATTGCGGTAAAATTAACTATAAATCAAACAAAATTTATCTTGTTTTAGTTGGATCTTCATAGTTAGCGGGATAAGTTCCATCATGGATTTGTTGTAAAACTTGATCTCTTAATTTAGGTTGGCCGGTAACACTAGAAAATCGATTAGTTTCAGAATTATAATAAATCATTGTCAACATATCGTTTAATTTTACGTCATGAGATTTGTAATAGGTGTGTCAAACCCAACCTGGAACTTTTACAGGATTGCCTATTACTTTATCAATAAAGTTTTTGTAATCAGTATCGGTTTTTTTAGTTTTATTTGATTGTTCACCATTTTGTAACGATGTACGGATTATTTCGGATGCAGTATAAGAAGACAAAGCGCCACCGTAAAATGCCCAAGTTTTAACTCCAAGCTTAGAAATTCTTGACTCATATGTATAAAAAAGAAGAATTAACACTAATCTATAAAGAAATCTTCCCTTCGCGGTGTCTTTAAAGTTATCAATTGATATTTTTGTCTTTGTACTTTCAGAAAACCATATTTTGTGAAATAACTTCGAAATTGCGTCTAATTGAGAATCTTTTCCGCCAGATCCGCCAGATCCCGCTTTTCCACCAGATCCTCCATTTCCGCTAGATCCAAAAACTTCCTTTAATGAAATTCCGGTGTATTCTATGTTATTTAATTCGTTTAAAATTGGAGAGTTGTTATCTTTATTTGTAGAATCTCATTTTGGCGAGGTGAGGAAAAGTATATCAAAAAATTCGGCAAACAACTGTGTTGATATTTTTTGACCAGTTGGTGTTTTTATTGATAAATTTGTCTCATCTATCAAGTTTTGGGTTTCTGTTTGCGGGGTTTGTGGGGTAGAATCTTCAATTTTTGGTTCAATTTTGACCACTAAATCAAGGTTGAGAACTTTTGAAAGGTCTAATTTATTAAACAAGGTTTCAAAAAAACTTTTTGCTTGTTGACTAGTATCTGATTTTTTAATTGATTCAACAATTTGATCAAAAATGCCAGAAATAAGGGGATTTTCAAGACCTAAACCAATAAATTCTCTTAAAAATTTTTTTAGTGTTTCTCTTGGTTTTCCAATGTTAAAACTAGAATAATCCTTATTGTCATCTAAATTTAGCTTTAAATATGAAGCAATTACGTCAATCACTAAATCAGAAAATTTATCATTTTTTACTAAAAGATGCACCACGTATCATAAATATGATTTTAAAAATTCACTATTATTTTGTACTTCAGATTGGCTCTGGCTTTGGTTAATTTGGGTTGTTGATTCACCCTTTAAAAAATTAGCCAAAAGAGAAGAGAAAGTTTTTACATCTTTAAAAACCATTGGATTTTTATTTATATAGCTCAAAAGTCTAAAAATTAAAACTTTGTTTGCAGAATCTGGTAAAAATTGCAATAACAATTCTTTGAGTAATGGCTCAATTTCCTGTCTTTTTTCTTCAGACAAATTGCTAAACAATGAAAAACTACTTACATCACCAATAGCTAAGGAATTAATTTTTTCTTTAAAAAACTTAGATTGGAAAATTTTAGTTATTACTTTTCAAAGATCATTTTTTTCAGAGTGTTCAATTTTATTATAAACTGATGCAACTTGTTTAATAAGTTCAACAATAAATTCTTCGTTTGCAATTTCAGATTCTAAAAGCAAATTTAAATCTGAAGCTGAAAAATCACCGCTAGTGAACTTGCCTAAAATTGAAATAAACTTTGTGAGTAATGCATTATTTTTTGAATAATTTGCCTCGGATTGCGAGGTTGTTTCACTAGGAGTCGCTGGTGATGAAGAACTTTGGGATTCTCCAGTATTACTATTATCATTAAAAAGTTGGGTATTTGCTAGCGACCCAGAAAAATCCTGACTTACATTAACAGTAGCGGCTTCAGGTGGAAAAAGTTCCTTTGGATCACTTTCATTTTTGTAAAAATTATCAATGTTATTCTGTATTATTTCTTTGACTAATTTAAAAAGTGGTTGGAATTCAGTTTTTTCAAATTGAGTTTCAAATATTTTTCCTGCTAGTTTTCCAAAATTATCAATTAAAGTCTCATTTTTTTCATCTAATTTAACAATAAATTCACCAATAATTTTATTAAAATATTGTTGTTCAAATAATGTTTTAATTAATGAAAAATTATCTAAAGGTTTTTGGATTTTTGCTTTTGCAACTATTTTAAAGTAGGAATTAAACAAATCTTTTAGTTTTGGTGATTTTAAAAATCAATCAAAAATTGGAAGAATATTCTCAAGATAGTCTTGCGGAACATTTTTTAAACCTGCACGAATTTGTTCAGAAATTGGATTGCTACTAATAATT
The sequence above is a segment of the Mesomycoplasma ovipneumoniae genome. Coding sequences within it:
- a CDS encoding P97 family adhesin produces the protein MTKSTITKKLLTKKNIFLLGLSTLAGGAIIAVPLVVFANLELKNPRIDVQNQAKSISFISIKDKYLNANSDYLDLKKKLLNDDNTKKTDIDLIDFFDFYQTNNSSIPVNFSTDHNWKPFKLEIFDIKPDDNEQTFEVFWRVSQKLDDNKTAISDLFKQKVAYNYVPDYSLSNFSTYSEDQLKKLRPYTNSEVNFSFKKELTKLISIEDFQKEVNSTKNDTEAREIINKYFNLDEIISQIFSNKSFYFESESGTKKPRYDINLVKDQIITDRYLVKTATPGVYKLTFVAQFSSDFSKEIAADFNKDSKFFLTTQLNLSNSFLDKSISDDIVLSEFSDSDYFAINNFSQNNSTLITGWDFLNYYNNEIFATKENRADFLNSLIEKIVKTPLISKIRFENKLANLNFNQISKFLDVQIKLDTEQVNLDFKDNNVVAQINGDIVIKDKRNDKIVAIKKFSQSIKNFEILAQNDPDFADSIKKSGLTIEPKVQEFVRKDNQKGIPKEELLALIQTNNFEKLKKVLQNSRYYGFRFDEAQLKSMVDSYNLPTVEDLIKNSNIDDAASKGITSIYSNYFNTDEKISQFLSFLSKQDISFVAKYWFDYLKHFGLITSETNWPENSNSNELFKKLSEIKIKPTKQPRGQINDEAGEPTVWLFSFNYGFLNTEKPLENGFYINNELKNTLNLMKTNSSFSPEYFIKQIELLSNQFTKPNFSSTDNKNNIENLTDFLAAFYSLAYSKQKSQKLFTGNFGKDFNYKIQFSLEPNLTNVDALGKSSEKDLKVKYWYNIGPVDKNGDLVSVIYQTKKSEIELKINPDNKLLSDEVDKLDEIASTFSPNSQIVFLTKKDFEDFKTQINLAVSKSKENEPVSVDKEVEKLPFSSYLTSEHKDLGFYAMKKAKENQTAGTADASSQTTDGDITGVLEKIPNTGSQVQHNLFLYLYDKKNPQNFSSQPIRVIIMEYTTSLLLK